A region of the Apium graveolens cultivar Ventura chromosome 6, ASM990537v1, whole genome shotgun sequence genome:
AGGATATGTGTAATGTGGTGTTGAAGTATTTTAGGGAGGTGTATGCAGGTAGCGAGGATAAGTCGAACGAGTTGGTTGATAATGGGGAACGAGTCATTATAGATGATCACAACAGAGAGCTAACAACAGAAATAAATTTTATGGAAATTACCATAGCAATAAAGCAGATGCACCTAGATAAAAGTGCAGGCCCTGATGGGTTTAGTCCGGCCTTTTTCCAGCATTTCTGGAACCTGCTTGGAGAGGAAGTTTTTAAGTGCTGTAAAAATTGGTTGAATGTGTGCTTCTTCCCTGAAAATCTAAATGACACGACCCTGGTTCTCATCCCGAAAAAAGATAAGTAGACCGAATGGCAGACCTTCGGCCTATAGCTCTGTGTAATGTGTTATACAAAATTGTAGCAAAAGTCCTCGCAAACAGACTCAAACATATTCTTCCTGGCGTAATCTCTGAAAACCAGTCGGCATTTGCATCGGGTTGAAATATCTCAGATAACGTGTTAGTGGCTTTTGAAATACTACATTACATGAAAAAAATTATAGAGGGCACGAGGGTGAGGTAGCTTTAAAGCTTGACATCTCCAAAGCTTACGACCGAGTAGATTGGGATTATCTGAGATGGAGGATGAAAGTAATGGGGTTTAGTAGCAAATGGATAACATGGATCATGCTTTATGTTGCATCGGTTAATTATTAGATAGCTTTGAATGGGAGTACAGTAGGACCGATAAAACCAAAGAGGGGGTTGAGACAGGGAGACCCGCTATCCCCATATCTATTTTTCTTTTGTGTTAATGGTCTCTCTAACGCTCTTACTTCTGCTGCAACTGAAGGAAAGATTAATGGGTGTCAAATTTGTTCAACTACCCCGCATATAATCCACCTTCTATTTGCGGATGATAGTTTTTTGTGTTTTAAAGCCACTGAGGTTGAAGCGCAGGTCATCAAAAGTCTTCTAAATGACTATGGTAATAAGTCTGGTCATGTGATTAACTATAAAAAATCGGTTATTTTCTTCAGCGCCAATGTCAGAAGGGACAAACAACAGGTGCTTAGAGATATTCTAGGAGTATAAAATGGTCTGGGAGATAGAAAATACTTAGGTCTCCCTTCTCTGGTTGGGAGATCCAAGAAAATAGTGTTTGGGTTTGTTAAAGAAAGAGTGTGGAGAAAGGTTCAGGACTGGAGTAATCAAATCCTTTCTAAAACGGGCAAGACTGTTATGATCAAGAATGTTGCAAAGACAATCCTCTCATATAGCATGTCATGTTTTTTAATTCCAAAAACGCTGTGTATAGAGATTGAAAAACTGATGAACGGTTATTGGTGGATATCGAATGGTAGTAATAGTCATGGCATAAGATGGATGAGTTAGAATAAAATGGCAGTACCAAAAAGTAGAGGCAGTTTGGGGTTCCGTGACTGACATGGGTTCAACGTAGCTTTTTTGGGGAAACACATTTGGGATTTTTGCCAAAAGTCGGAATCATTAGTAACTCGTATATTCAAGGCTCGTTACTTTCCGGGCAGACACATACTGCAAGCTGTTAAGGGTAATGATTCAAGCTTTATTTGGTCAGGAATTTGGGAGGCAAATGAGAAGTTAAAAGGTGGGTTTAGATGGGTGTTAGGAGATGTCAAGGAATTAAGTATATTTAAGGATCCATGGCTTCAGGGCAAGGTAGATTTTCGTGTGGAAGATAGTCATTTGAATATCATCAGGAATGAAAAGGTGTGCTTCTATTTCCATCCTAATAGCAAAGTCCGGGATGTGCATAAAGTGGAACATGATTTTCATAGGGATGATATCAAATTAATTCTTCAAACGAAAATTCCTCAAAGAGAATTTAGGGATAGAATAGCGTGGATAGGATCGAGTAAGGGTATATACACTGTCAAGACAAGATATAGATTATGGTTTGATCAAAATAATGTTGTTATCAACATGAATTCTCTTCAAGGATGGAACAAACTATGAAATATGCAGATTCCTCAGAAACACAAAGTTTTTCTATGGAGATTTTGTAAGAATAACATCCCGGTGAGATGGTTACTAAGAAGCAAAGGAATCGCTACCACTTTCATTTGCCCAATGTGTGGTGTTGACATAGAACACTTAAGACATTTGTTCTGTGAATGCTCTTATGCTCTGGAATGCTAGCATGTTATGGGAGTGGATATCAAGCTGCAAGATATAGAAGATGCCTCAATCTGGTTACTGGATCTGATTAGCAAGGGGAGTTCAGACATGGCCCAGGCTGCAGCAATAGTGTTATCCAGTATATGGTTTGCGAAGAATAAAAAGGTGTGGGAAGACAAAACCATAAATCCAGCGGTTACTGTGGATATATGCAGAAGACAAGTGCACGATTGGTAGGAAGCAAACAAGTGCAAAACAGATGGTCGAAACATACAATCTAAGCAACCATTAGGAATCAAGTGAGCTGGAAACCACCAGAGGAAGGCTACCTTAAATTGAACGTGGATGCTGGATTGACGAAAGGTGAAAACATGTTTACGGTAGGGATGACTATTCGGGATGACAAAGGACATTTTGTAACCGGGAAAAATATGAAGATAGTAGGACAAGTTTCTGTGTTGGAGGCAGAAGCTAGAGGAGTTCGCGAAGCAATCAACTTGGTGAACAATATTGGATTGCAGCATGTGGTGATCGAAAGTGATGCACAGGTTGTGGTTCAGGCCTTAAAGTCCAAGGAGAGTTACCAGGTAGAAGTTGGACACATCATTGATGAATGCAAGGAAATGTTGGGAAACCGAGCTGACCTATCCATTATTCATATCAAAAATCAAGCAAACATGGGTGCTCATTGGATGGCTAGAGTTCCATGTTTGTTAGATCATTCCAATATTTTCATGTATCCACCTGTTTGTGGAGATGGTATCTACTGAGTTCTTTGCTTAATGAAAGTTTCTTCCctacaaaaaattaaaataaattcaCGATCTTATAAAATTTGACGGTCAACAAAATTTTGAATGCCAATATATTTAACAAATCTTTTGTAATCCCCGATAAGTATTTCTATACCCGAAAAAGTTATGTGAAATTTACatcaaatatttcaaaattttaaaatctgaaaataaaTATCAACAAAATATGAGATAAATTATTATATCTCCAGATTTGAaaagataaaataaaatttaaatgtCTTTACtatataaaatccaaattaaGTATAATCTCCTCCTGCCTATCAATTTTAATGAAAAAAAGCCAAACTTGTTGATAGAAAGGCCTTTTTAGGAAAATCAATGGGACTAAATATTGAGAATGAAATCCTTGTTACAGCTAAATATACCAACAATCGCTACAGAAGAAGTATCGGGGCCCACAAAATGCTTGACTCATCTCTGTGCCTAAATATAGCATGCCTGAGGTTTAAGCTCGGTTACACAACACAACACTCACAACAACAAGTCTCAAAGTGCAACTAAATCCTCAGCATATATCCCCATACATATACTGTTGCATTCTCTCTCATtgcaataacaacaaataccaaATTCATTTCTCATTTTTCTTTTCGCCCAGCGCTTCGCATTCAGCTTACTTCCCCGTGAAACACCAGGTACAATTTTCATAACTTTTACAATTTTTCACATTATTGTCTATTCAATCGTATTCATTTTATGCTCGT
Encoded here:
- the LOC141665258 gene encoding uncharacterized protein LOC141665258: MCNVVLKYFREVYAGSEDKSNELVDNGERVIIDDHNRELTTEINFMEITIAIKQMHLDKSAGPDGFSPAFFQHFWNLLGEEVFKCSFLGKHIWDFCQKSESLVTRIFKARYFPGRHILQAVKGNDSSFIWSGIWEANEKLKGGFRWVLGDVKELSIFKDPWLQGKVDFRVEDSHLNIIRNEKHVMGVDIKLQDIEDASIWLLDLISKGSSDMAQAAAIVLSSIWFAKNKKVWEDKTINPAVTVDICRRQVHDWNQVSWKPPEEGYLKLNVDAGLTKGENMFTVGMTIRDDKGHFVTGKNMKIVGQVSVLEAEARGVREAINLVNNIGLQHVVIESDAQVVVQALKSKESYQVEVGHIIDECKEMLGNRADLSIIHIKNQANMGAHWMARVPCLLDHSNIFMYPPVCGDGIY